One genomic window of Candidatus Didemnitutus sp. includes the following:
- a CDS encoding nucleotidyl transferase AbiEii/AbiGii toxin family protein has translation MSAAPKNLAASVKVRLQNEAARRDDDFNLLLLRYGIERLLFRLSQSAYADRFLLKGAMLFVVWDEKTHRPTRDLDLLGFGPSEKEDLQKLFQEVVTLPVVDDGLVFDPASVRAEDIREENTYGGVRVRIMAKLGPAEVPVQVDVGVGDAVTPAPETASFPTLLDFPAPQVRTYPVYTVVAEKFEAMAKLGIANTRMKDFHDVWFLTRRFQLDGPTLRRAIEATFARRQTPLPVWPDPLSDAFANDATKQTQWAAFIRRNSLTGLPGQFAEVVVAIRGQLEPLFRA, from the coding sequence ATGAGTGCCGCACCGAAGAATCTGGCGGCATCGGTGAAGGTGCGATTGCAGAACGAAGCCGCCCGCCGCGATGACGATTTCAACCTGCTGCTTCTGCGCTACGGGATCGAGCGGCTGCTCTTTCGTCTGAGCCAGTCAGCTTATGCCGACCGCTTCTTGCTGAAGGGAGCGATGCTGTTCGTCGTCTGGGACGAGAAGACGCATCGCCCGACGCGGGACCTCGATTTGCTGGGCTTCGGCCCCTCGGAGAAGGAGGATCTCCAAAAGCTGTTTCAGGAGGTCGTGACGCTGCCGGTTGTGGATGATGGCCTGGTGTTCGATCCCGCTTCCGTTCGCGCCGAGGATATTCGGGAGGAGAACACCTATGGTGGTGTCCGCGTCCGGATCATGGCCAAACTCGGACCGGCGGAGGTGCCTGTCCAAGTCGATGTCGGTGTCGGCGATGCGGTCACGCCCGCGCCGGAGACGGCGAGTTTTCCCACGCTGCTGGATTTCCCGGCGCCGCAGGTGCGCACGTATCCCGTTTACACGGTCGTGGCGGAGAAATTCGAAGCGATGGCGAAGCTCGGCATCGCCAACACGCGGATGAAGGACTTTCACGACGTGTGGTTTCTCACGCGACGCTTTCAACTCGACGGCCCCACGCTCCGCCGAGCAATCGAAGCGACCTTCGCCCGCCGACAGACGCCGCTGCCCGTGTGGCCGGACCCGTTGAGCGATGCGTTCGCCAACGACGCGACCAAGCAGACGCAGTGGGCTGCGTTCATTCGCCGTAACAGCCTCACCGGTCTGCCTGGACAATTTGCTGAAGTGGTCGTGGCGATTCGGGGCCAATTGGAGCCCCTGTTTCGCGCGTAA
- a CDS encoding type IV toxin-antitoxin system AbiEi family antitoxin domain-containing protein, which translates to MDKSSLRILVSSWRVFRLESLLRIHTINEEVKIERNTMTLLKAAGDHASRLGVFRARDMVVAGYPREYLRRLVSQEQVRQLGRGLYASAGFDGDQNQSLVEAAKRVPRGVVCLVSALQFHGIGTQSPHQVWLALPRGSNRPRGVSLPLRFAQFSGSAYTFGIEEHTLTGGTVRVYSPAKTVADCFKYRQKYGLDVAVEALREGWRGKKFSMKDLAAAAAVCRVSRIMQPYLEMLT; encoded by the coding sequence ATGGACAAGTCATCCCTGAGAATCCTCGTATCCTCATGGCGGGTTTTTCGCCTTGAGTCATTGTTACGTATTCACACCATAAATGAGGAAGTGAAAATAGAACGTAACACCATGACTCTCCTCAAGGCTGCCGGCGACCACGCCAGCCGTCTGGGGGTGTTCCGTGCCCGCGACATGGTCGTGGCCGGTTACCCTCGCGAGTATCTGCGTCGTCTTGTGAGCCAGGAGCAAGTCCGCCAGCTTGGACGTGGGCTCTACGCCTCGGCGGGCTTCGACGGCGACCAAAACCAATCTCTGGTGGAAGCGGCCAAGCGGGTGCCGCGTGGTGTCGTCTGCCTGGTCTCCGCGCTGCAATTTCACGGGATCGGGACGCAATCGCCGCATCAGGTGTGGCTCGCGCTGCCGCGCGGCAGCAATCGTCCGCGTGGCGTGAGCCTGCCGCTTCGCTTCGCCCAGTTTTCCGGTTCGGCCTACACCTTCGGGATCGAAGAGCACACCCTCACCGGGGGAACCGTGCGGGTTTACTCGCCGGCGAAGACGGTGGCCGACTGCTTCAAGTATCGGCAGAAATACGGCCTCGATGTTGCGGTCGAGGCGCTGCGGGAAGGCTGGCGGGGAAAGAAATTCTCCATGAAGGATCTCGCGGCGGCGGCGGCGGTGTGCCGCGTCAGCCGAATCATGCAGCCTTATCTGGAGATGCTGACATGA